The following are from one region of the Homalodisca vitripennis isolate AUS2020 unplaced genomic scaffold, UT_GWSS_2.1 ScUCBcl_1729;HRSCAF=5714, whole genome shotgun sequence genome:
- the LOC124371605 gene encoding uncharacterized protein LOC124371605, translated as MGDINVDILEPDRNTAKLNEMLAYHNIQRVDLPATRITPISKSSIDWIASNMITEALDISVFNTGLSDHTAQKCTITNLEEIKTPKSVHRAIGGRNLDELKWLLINERWEKVYTSLNSEEAYNNYRTTVTIALDTACPLKTARTKKTKPKHFADAEALILKNDYLAYLNQFETTGNLADRIKATDLKKKYDQRLKTLRSQRIADQITNSQNKSKTIWETINSVRSKKQDTLPQLKLTINGQLIEDTYAVAEQFNDYFANIAKYTIDRNNGTARRPVELPGGTHTSELRSLRPTTQEELRSIIKSLKSKNSAGIDDISTKVLKHCAEELICPLTDIFNKSFNEGHVPSALKISKIYPKFKTGSRTELSNYRPISLLPTVAKLCEKVVLTRLLEHCTLNNLITSSQHGFVKGKSTTTAMIELLESVIDSLENGNLTTAIFLDFSKAFDCLGHDLILKKLNALGVTATALKWFESYLKDRSQVVEIKSTVKGTTKAFRSQPLPIQRGVPQGSVLGPVLFILFTNDLPEYLSEYTKTLMYADDTTLILDNHSPENLCLNAYIAVNMAYQYCDGNDLVVNPSKTSQLGFGRRSGQINSLPEVNLVDQTKFLGVLVDSNLSWTPHIDQLCNRLNSSLYALKQIKAIGDLTTARTAYFALFETHIRYGLAVWGGTSKTNMNRILILQKKAIRILANLHPLESCREAFPTLNILTVTALYIQELVMYVDGENLTRLEDIHYYNTRNSTMYQLPTHHLTQYEKKPTYMGRKLSNCLPTEIRTKKGKELKTALWKLLSQRAIYTLQEFYLDVSNHQTNHEF; from the coding sequence ATGGGagatataaatgttgatataCTGGAGCCAGACAGAAACACAGCAAAATTAAACGAAATGCTCGCTTACCATAATATTCAAAGAGTTGATCTGCCAGCCACAAGAATTACTCCTATATCAAAATCATCTATAGACTGGATTGCTTCCAATATGATCACTGAAGCACTTGACATATCAGTCTTTAACACTGGACTCTCTGATCACACAGCCCAGAAGTGCACTATCACCAACTTAGAGGAAATAAAAACACCTAAATCAGTGCACAGAGCAATTGGAGGAAGAAACTTGGATGAGCTGAAATGGTTGTTAATAAATGAAAGGTGGGAAAAAGTGTATACATCTTTAAACTCAGAGGAAGCTTACAACAACTACAGAACCACGGTAACAATAGCTCTGGACACTGCTTGCCCTCTTAAAACTGCCAGGACTAAAAAGACCAAACCTAAACACTTTGCAGATGCAGAAGCATTAATTCTGAAGAATGATTACCTAGCTTACCTCAACCAGTTTGAAACCACAGGAAATCTTGCTGACAGAATCAAAGCGAcagacttaaaaaaaaagtatgaCCAAAGACTGAAGACCCTAAGAAGTCAAAGAATCGCAGATCAAATTACCAACTCCCAAAATAAGTCAAAAACAATCTGGGAAACGATTAATAGTGTCCGATCAAAAAAACAAGACACCTTACCTCAGCTCAAACTGACCATCAATGGACAACTTATTGAAGACACATATGCTGTAGCTGAACAGTTCAATGATTATTTTGCCAACATTGCAAAATACACCATTGATCGTAATAATGGCACTGCCAGGAGACCAGTTGAACTCCCTGGAGGGACTCACACCAGTGAACTCAGATCATTAAGACCCACAACCCAAGAGGAGTTAAGATCaattattaaaagcttaaaatcCAAAAACTCAGCAGGAATTGACGACATATCCACAAAAGTACTAAAGCACTGTGCAGAAGAACTAATTTGCCCCCTCACTGACatcttcaataaatctttcaatgAAGGCCACGTTCCCTCCgctttaaaaatatccaaaatatatccaaaatttaaGACTGGTAGTAGAACAGAATTAAGCAACTATAGGCCCATATCCTTACTCCCAACGGTCGCAAAACTCTGTGAAAAAGTAGTACTCACCAGGCTTCTAGAACACTGTACACTCAACAACCTGATAACAAGCTCTCAGCATGGGTTTGTCAAAGGTAAATCAACTACCACAGCAATGATTGAATTACTAGAATCAGTAATTGACAGCTTAGAAAATGGGAACCTAACTACAGCGATCTTCCTCGATTTCAGCAAAGCGTTCGACTGCTTAGGACACGACCTCATACTGAAGAAACTGAATGCACTGGGTGTAACAGCAACGGCCCtaaaatggtttgagagttaccTCAAAGACCGTAGTCAAGTAGTTGAAATTAAGTCTACAGTAAAAGGAACCACCAAGGCATTTCGGTCGCAACCTCTGCCAATCCAAAGAGGTGTGCCCCAAGGATCTGTGCTGGGCCCAGTGCTGTTCATTCTTTTTACTAATGACCTCCCAGAATACTTAAGTGAATACACTAAAACTTtgatgtacgcagacgacacaactTTAATCCTCGACAACCATTCTCCTGAAAATCTGTGCCTGAATGCTTATATTGCTGTCAATATGGCATATCAATATTGTGATGGAAACGACTTAGTGGTGAACCCCTCCAAAACTAGCCAATTAGGATTTGGAAGAAGATCAGGGCAAATAAACTCCTTACCAGAAGTGAACTTAGTTGACCAAACCAAATTCCTTGGGGTTTTAGTTGACTCTAACTTATCTTGGACCCCTCATATTGACCAGCTATGTAACAGACTGAACTCAAGCTTGTATGCCCTCAAGCAGATCAAAGCTATCGGAGATCTGACTACTGCACGTACTGCCTACTTCGCTCTGTTTGAGACACACATAAGATATGGACTGGCTGTATGGGGAGGAACCTCAAAAACCAACATGAACAGAATTCTAatcctccaaaaaaaggcaattagaatccTTGCAAACCTTCATCCCCTGGAAAGCTGCAGAGAGGCCTTTCCAACCCTAAATATCTTGACTGTGACAGCTCTCTATATCCAAGAACTCGTGATGTACGTGGACGGAGAAAACCTTACAAGGCTTGAAGACATTCACTACTACAACACACGCAACTCAACAATGTACCAACTTCCCACTCACCACTTAACGCAGTATGAGAAGAAACCGACCTACATGGGAAGAAAGCTGAGCAACTGCCTACCAACAGAAATACGGACGAAGAAGGGAAAAGAACTGAAGACTGCACTCTGGAAACTACTCTCTCAACGGGCCATCTATACACTTCAAGAATTCTATCTGGATGTCTCAAACCATCAGACAAATCATGAATTTTGA
- the LOC124371606 gene encoding BICD family-like cargo adapter 2, which yields MSKPDVEPWICSDCKTVYTPARSPNKKISSPQSKSSPGPESLAVIQKKIQLFDEQEGQDLETSLALAAEAGSLLVQENEELKQELHNSRTENANLQTEVCRLKTALKDAEDLEDVLKLSENTNATLQDRNQELHLETQHLNRKLNQEMCLKEEIIIQAESDKHMLNSTINDLQRQLKENSFKFEQGTILLKTQIQSSSCTEEHLKKEIETKNDNLMTLQTEYDLLCRKLKDQEEKIKSCISTFLTNVKNNFSSDISLLGISSTNEKQAVGVKQKGYAEIMTQETTREVSQTPFKTQNPDMTRRDSQTPSEKLNQDMTRRDSQTPSKKLNQEMTRRDSQTPFKKLNQDMTRSDNNRLEPDTATNKQSSLRKITTHHPPLNARLRSHNETIEEFFNKKHRPLQANH from the coding sequence ATGTCAAAGCCAGATGTCGAGCCCTGGATTTGCAGTGACTGCAAAACAGTATATACCCCAGCTAGATCTCCCAACAAAAAAATCTCATCTCCACAAAGTAAATCTTCCCCAGGCCCTGAAAGCTTAGCtgttattcaaaagaaaattCAACTTTTTGATGAACAAGAGGGCCAGGACTTGGAAACCTCCCTGGCACTAGCTGCTGAGGCAGGCAGTCTTCTTGTTCAGGAAAATGAGGAACTTAAACAGGAACTGCACAATAGCAGAACCGAAAACGCTAATCTGCAAACTGAAGTATGCAGATTGAAAACTGCTTTGAAAGATGCCGAAGACCTGGAGGATGTTCTGAAACTCTCTGAAAATACAAATGCAACTCTACAAGATAGAAATCAAGAACTCCATCTCGAAACCCAACAtctaaacagaaaattaaacCAAGAAATGTGTCTAAAAGAAGAAATCATTATCCAAGCGGAGAGCGACAAGCATATGTTAAACAGCACTATTAACGACTTACAGAGACAACTGAAAGAAAACTCTTTTAAGTTCGAACAAGGcactattttacttaaaactcaaATACAAAGTTCATCTTGTACAGAAGAACACTTAAAAAAGGAAATTGAAACCAAGAATGATAACCTTATGACCTTACAGACGGAGTACGACCTCTTATGCAGGAAACTGAAGGATCAAGAGGAAAAAATCAAATCCTGCATATCAACCTTCCTTAccaatgtgaaaaataatttttcatctgacaTCTCACTACTTGGCATCAGTTCTACAAATGAAAAACAGGCAGTAGGTgtaaaacaaaaaggttatgctgAAATCATGACCCAAGAAACTACAAGGGAAGTCAGCCAAACTCCTTTCAAAACACAGAACCCGGACATGACCAggagagacagccaaactccTTCTGAAAAACTGAACCAGGATATGACCAggagagacagccaaactccTTCTAAAAAACTGAACCAGGAAATGACCAggagagacagccaaactccTTTTAAAAAACTGAACCAGGATATGACCAGGAGTGACAACAATAGATTAGAACCTGACACGGCCACAAATAAGCAGTCCTCACTTAGGAAAATCACAACACACCATCCCCCCCTAAATGCAAGACTACGATCACACAATGAAACAATAGAGGAGTTCTTCAACAAAAAACATAGACCACTACAGGCAAATCATTAA